A genomic window from Hirundo rustica isolate bHirRus1 chromosome 14, bHirRus1.pri.v3, whole genome shotgun sequence includes:
- the CLK4 gene encoding dual specificity protein kinase CLK4 isoform X1 — translation MYLFEQRIPAPNIQQQKLWEMRHSKQSHCPEWDDRRSWDQRKHSSSRKRRKRSHSSGQESKHYKPSRISESHYLDDRAINERDHHDRRYVEEYRNDFCEVYDHRHYHRDYEKSHHHHYSKSSGRSRKSSHKRKHKRHHCSSHQSHSKSHRRKRSRSVEDDEEGHLICESGDVLRARYEIVATLGEGAFGKVVECIDHDMRGMHVAVKIVKNVGRYREAARSEIQVLEHLNNMDPSSNFRCVQMLEWFDHHGHVCIVFELLGLSTYDFIKENSFLPFHINDIRNMAYQICQSINFLHHNKLTHTDLKPENILFVESDYIVKYNAKMKRDERTLKNTDIKVVDFGSATFDDEHHSTLVSTRHYRAPEVILALGWSQPCDVWSIGCILIEYYLGFTVFQTHDSKEHLAMMERILGPLPTHMIKKSRKHYFHHDQLDWDEHSSAGRYVRRRCKPLKEFMHCQDTDHQSLFDLVRRMLEYDPAKRITLDEALQHPFFDPLNK, via the exons aTGTACCTGTTTGAACAAAGAATTCCTGCACCTAACATCCAGCAACAGAAGCTG TGGGAGATGAGGCACTCCAAGCAGTCTCATTGTCCTGAGTGGGACGACAGAAGGAGCTGGGATCAGAGGAAGCACAGTAGCAGCCGTAAACGCAGAAAGAGGTCCCACAGCAGTGGCCAAGAGAGCAAGCACTATAAGCCCAGTCGCATTTCAGAAAG tcaTTATTTGGACGAtagagccataaatgaaagagaCCATCATGACCGGAGATATGTTGAGGAATACAGAAATGACTTCTGTGAAGTGTATGACCACAGGCATTATCACAGAGACTATGAAAAGAGTCACCATCATCACTATAGCAAATCCTCTGGTCGGAGCAGGAAAAGTAGTCATAAAAGGAAGCATAAGAGACATCATTGCTCCAGTCACCAATCGCATTCG AAGAGTCACCGAAGGAAAAGATCCAGGAGTGTAGAGGATGATGAGGAGGGTCACCTGATCTGTGAAAGTGGAGACGTTCTAAGAGCAAGAT ATGAAATTGTTGCGACTTTAGGAGAAGGAGCTTTTGGAAAAGTAGTGGAGTGCATAGATCATGATAT gAGAGGAATGCACGTAGCAGTTAAAATAGTGAAAAATGTTGGTCGATACCGGGAGGCAGCCCGTTCAGAAATACAGGTGTTGGAGCACTTGAACAACATGGATCCAAGCAGCAATTT ccGCTGCGTGCAGATGCTGGAGTGGTTTGATCACCATGGCCATGTCTGTATTGTTTTTGAATTACTGGGGCTCAGTACTTACGACTTTATTAAGGAAAAcagctttctgccttttcataTTAATGACATTAGGAACATGGCCTATCAAATTTGTCAGTCTATAAACT ttCTACACCATAATAAACTAACTCACACAGATTTAAAGCCTGAAAATATCTTGTTTGTGGAGTCTGATTACATAGTGAAGTACAATGCCAAAATG AAACGAGATGAACGCACCTTAAAAAACACAGACATCAAAGTTGTTGATTTTGGAAGTGCAACTTTTGATGATGAGCATCATAGTACATTAGTGTCTACAAGACATTATAGAGCTCCTGAGGTTATTTTAG CTTTGGGATGGTCTCAGCCATGTGATGTGTGGAGTATTGGTTGTATTCTGATCGAGTATTACCTGGGATTTACAGTGTTTCAG ACTCATGATAGTAAAGAACACCTGGCAATGATGGAAAGAATACTGGGGCCTCTGCCCACTCACATGATCAAGAAATCCAG aaaacattattttcaccATGACCAGTTGGACTGGgatgagcacagctctgcaggccGGTATGTCAGGAGACGCTGTAAGCCTCTGAAG gaattCATGCATTGCCAAGACACAGATCATCAAAGTCTGTTTGACCTTGTTCGCAGAATGCTGGAATATGACCCAGCCAAAAGAATTACTCTTGATGAAGCCTTGCAGCATCCTTTTTTTGATCCATTAAATAAGTAA
- the CLK4 gene encoding dual specificity protein kinase CLK4 isoform X2: MRHSKQSHCPEWDDRRSWDQRKHSSSRKRRKRSHSSGQESKHYKPSRISESHYLDDRAINERDHHDRRYVEEYRNDFCEVYDHRHYHRDYEKSHHHHYSKSSGRSRKSSHKRKHKRHHCSSHQSHSKSHRRKRSRSVEDDEEGHLICESGDVLRARYEIVATLGEGAFGKVVECIDHDMRGMHVAVKIVKNVGRYREAARSEIQVLEHLNNMDPSSNFRCVQMLEWFDHHGHVCIVFELLGLSTYDFIKENSFLPFHINDIRNMAYQICQSINFLHHNKLTHTDLKPENILFVESDYIVKYNAKMKRDERTLKNTDIKVVDFGSATFDDEHHSTLVSTRHYRAPEVILALGWSQPCDVWSIGCILIEYYLGFTVFQTHDSKEHLAMMERILGPLPTHMIKKSRKHYFHHDQLDWDEHSSAGRYVRRRCKPLKEFMHCQDTDHQSLFDLVRRMLEYDPAKRITLDEALQHPFFDPLNK, translated from the exons ATGAGGCACTCCAAGCAGTCTCATTGTCCTGAGTGGGACGACAGAAGGAGCTGGGATCAGAGGAAGCACAGTAGCAGCCGTAAACGCAGAAAGAGGTCCCACAGCAGTGGCCAAGAGAGCAAGCACTATAAGCCCAGTCGCATTTCAGAAAG tcaTTATTTGGACGAtagagccataaatgaaagagaCCATCATGACCGGAGATATGTTGAGGAATACAGAAATGACTTCTGTGAAGTGTATGACCACAGGCATTATCACAGAGACTATGAAAAGAGTCACCATCATCACTATAGCAAATCCTCTGGTCGGAGCAGGAAAAGTAGTCATAAAAGGAAGCATAAGAGACATCATTGCTCCAGTCACCAATCGCATTCG AAGAGTCACCGAAGGAAAAGATCCAGGAGTGTAGAGGATGATGAGGAGGGTCACCTGATCTGTGAAAGTGGAGACGTTCTAAGAGCAAGAT ATGAAATTGTTGCGACTTTAGGAGAAGGAGCTTTTGGAAAAGTAGTGGAGTGCATAGATCATGATAT gAGAGGAATGCACGTAGCAGTTAAAATAGTGAAAAATGTTGGTCGATACCGGGAGGCAGCCCGTTCAGAAATACAGGTGTTGGAGCACTTGAACAACATGGATCCAAGCAGCAATTT ccGCTGCGTGCAGATGCTGGAGTGGTTTGATCACCATGGCCATGTCTGTATTGTTTTTGAATTACTGGGGCTCAGTACTTACGACTTTATTAAGGAAAAcagctttctgccttttcataTTAATGACATTAGGAACATGGCCTATCAAATTTGTCAGTCTATAAACT ttCTACACCATAATAAACTAACTCACACAGATTTAAAGCCTGAAAATATCTTGTTTGTGGAGTCTGATTACATAGTGAAGTACAATGCCAAAATG AAACGAGATGAACGCACCTTAAAAAACACAGACATCAAAGTTGTTGATTTTGGAAGTGCAACTTTTGATGATGAGCATCATAGTACATTAGTGTCTACAAGACATTATAGAGCTCCTGAGGTTATTTTAG CTTTGGGATGGTCTCAGCCATGTGATGTGTGGAGTATTGGTTGTATTCTGATCGAGTATTACCTGGGATTTACAGTGTTTCAG ACTCATGATAGTAAAGAACACCTGGCAATGATGGAAAGAATACTGGGGCCTCTGCCCACTCACATGATCAAGAAATCCAG aaaacattattttcaccATGACCAGTTGGACTGGgatgagcacagctctgcaggccGGTATGTCAGGAGACGCTGTAAGCCTCTGAAG gaattCATGCATTGCCAAGACACAGATCATCAAAGTCTGTTTGACCTTGTTCGCAGAATGCTGGAATATGACCCAGCCAAAAGAATTACTCTTGATGAAGCCTTGCAGCATCCTTTTTTTGATCCATTAAATAAGTAA